One genomic window of Quercus lobata isolate SW786 chromosome 9, ValleyOak3.0 Primary Assembly, whole genome shotgun sequence includes the following:
- the LOC115961678 gene encoding zinc finger BED domain-containing protein RICESLEEPER 1-like encodes MPSTALIYKDVFSRLAKRETSYTCLPYDHNWEVAKDICGRLELFHSVAEFFSGRKYPTTNMYFSLVCELKIALNEWSLSSSEMISTMAESMLAKFNSYWANVSVVMVVAVILDPRYKMKLLEFYYPNIYGVNSDLEIEKIKNLCYDLLDEYGDVDESPVDNEGSSHLPASSSNQVAQIKFRLIGSTSRFDGFVNNSSSSSKKHGSGRMEFDHFIDGGVLKRSEDFNILAWRKSNGFKYPTLQRIARDILAIPVTTVALEAAFSTSGRLLSPHCSKLHLKTIEAIMCAQNWLWSEINSSSTVCGDSTFQSILDDGEPNEDDESCATIDGSCITIDED; translated from the exons ATGCCTTCTACTGCATTGATTTATAAAGATGTTTTCTCGCGTTTGGCTAAACGTGAAACATCTTATACTTGTTTGCCATATGATCATAATTGGGAGGTAGCCAAAGATATTTGTGGGAGGTTGGAGTTGTTTCATAGTGTGGCTGAGTTTTTCTCTGGTCGTAAGTACCCCACAactaatatgtatttttctttggtgTGTGAGTTGAAAATTGCATTAAATGAATGGAGTTTGTCTTCAAGTGAGATGATAAGTACGATGGCCGAAAGCATGCTTgctaaatttaattcttattggGCTAATGTTAGTGTTGTTATGGTTGTTGCTGTTATCTTAGATCCAAGATATAAGATGAAGTTATTGGAGTTTTATTATCCTAACATTTATGGTGTTAATTCTGATTTggagattgaaaaaattaagaatctttGTTATGATTTGCTTGATGAGTATGGAGATGTAGATGAGTCTCCTGTAGATAATGAAGGAAGTTCTCATCTGCCTGCAAGTTCTTCAAATCAAGTGgcacaaataaaatttaggttGATTGGGTCAACGTCAAGGTTTGATGGGTTTGTGAACAATAGTTCAAGTAGTTCAAAGAAACATGGGAGTGGTAGAATGGAATTTGATCATTTCATTGATGGGGGAGTGTTGAAGAGGAGTGAAGACTTCAATATTTTGGCATGGCGGAAAAGTAATGGTTTCAAGTATCCTACTTTACAAAGGATTGCAAGAGATATTTTAGCCATTCCCGTCACAACTGTTGCTTTAGAAGCTGCCTTTAGCACTAGTGGGAGACTTTTAAGTCCACACTGCAGTAAGCTACATCTTAAGACTATTGAGGCAATAATGTGTGCTCAGAATTGGTTATGGAGTGAAATCAACA GTTCTTCAACTGTATGTGGAGATAGTACATTTCAATCCATTCTTGATGATGGGGAGCCAAATGAAGATGATGAGAGTTGTGCCACAATTGATGGGAGTTGTATCACAATTGATGAAGATTAA